Proteins from a genomic interval of Homo sapiens chromosome 6 genomic scaffold, GRCh38.p14 alternate locus group ALT_REF_LOCI_2 HSCHR6_MHC_COX_CTG1:
- the OR11A1 gene encoding olfactory receptor 11A1, whose product MEIVSTGNETITEFVLLGFYDIPELHFLFFIVFTAVYVFIIIGNMLIIVAVVSSQRLHKPMYIFLANLSFLDILYTSAVMPKMLEGFLQEATISVAGCLLQFFIFGSLATAECLLLAVMAYDRYLAICYPLHYPLLMGPRRYMGLVVTTWLSGFVVDGLVVALVAQLRFCGPNHIDQFYCDFMLFVGLACSDPRVAQVTTLILSVFCLTIPFGLILTSYARIVVAVLRVPAGASRRRAFSTCSSHLAVVTTFYGTLMIFYVAPSAVHSQLLSKVFSLLYTVVTPLFNPVIYTMRNKEVHQALRKILCIKQTETLD is encoded by the coding sequence ATGGAAATTGTCTCCACAGGAAACGAAACTATTACTGAATTTGTCCTCCTTGGCTTCTATGACATCCCTGAActgcatttcttgttttttattgtattcaCTGCTGTCTATGTCTTCATCATCATAGGGAATATGCTGATTATTGTAGCAGTGGTTAGCTCCCAGAGGCTCCACAAACCCATGTATATTTTCTTGGCGAATCTGTCCTTCCTGGATATTCTCTACACCTCCGCAGTGATGCCAAAAATGCTGGAGGGCTTCCTGCAAGAAGCAACTATCTCTGTGGCTGGTTGCTTGCTCCAGTTCTTTATCTTCGGCTCTCTAGCCACAGCTGAATGCTTACTGCTGGCTGTCATGGCATATGACCGCTACCTGGCAATTTGCTACCCACTCCACTACCCACTCCTGATGGGGCCCAGACGGTACATGGGGCTGGTGGTCACAACCTGGCTCTCTGGATTTGTGGTAGATGGACTGGTTGTGGCCCTGGTGGCCCAGCTGAGGTTCTGTGGCCCCAACCACATTGACCAGTTTTACTGTGACTTTATGCTTTTCGTGGGCCTGGCTTGCTCGGATCCCAGAGTGGCTCAGGTGACAACTCTCATTCTGTCTGTGTTCTGCCTCACTATTCCTTTTGGACTGATTCTGACATCTTATGCCAGAATTGTGGTGGCAGTGCTGAGAGTTCCTGCTGGGGCAAGCAGGAGAAGGGCTTTCTCCACATGCTCCTCCCACCTAGCTGTAGTGACCACATTCTATGGAACGCTCATGATCTTTTATGTTGCACCCTCTGCTGTCCATTCCCAGCTCCTCTCCAAGGTCTTCTCCCTGCTCTACACTGTGGTCACCCCTCTCTTCAATCCTGTGATCTATACCATGAGGAACAAGGAGGTGCATCAGGCACTTCGGAAGATTCTCTGTATCAAACAAACTGAAACACTTGATTGA
- the OR10C1 gene encoding olfactory receptor 10C1 (The RefSeq protein has 1 substitution compared to this genomic sequence), whose amino-acid sequence MSANTSMVTEFLLLGFSHLADLQGLLFSVFLTIYLLTVAGNFLIVVLVSTDAALQSPMYFFLRTLSALEIGYTSVTVPLLLHHLLTGRRHISRSGCALQMFFFLFFGATECCLLAAMAYDRYAAICEPLRYPLLLSHRVCLQLAGSAWACGVLVGLGHTPFIFSLPFCGPNTIPQFFCEIQPVLQLVCGDTSLNELQIILATALLILCPFGLILGSYGRILVTIFRIPSVAGRRKAFSTCSSHLIMVSLFYGTALFIYIRPKASYDPATDPLVSLFYAVVTPILNPIIYSLRNTEVKAALKRTIQKTVPMEI is encoded by the coding sequence ATGAGTGCAAACACCTCCATGGTGACTGAGTTTCTTCTTCTCGGCTTCTCCCACCTGGCCGACCTCCAGGGCTTgctcttctctgtctttctcactATCTACCTGCTGACCGTGGCAGGCAATTTCCTCATTGTGGTGCTGGTCTCCACTGATGCTGCCCTCCAGTCCCCTATGTACTTCTTCCTGCGCACCCTCTCGGCCTTGGAGATTGGCTATACGTCTGTCACGGTCCCCCTGCTACTTCACCACCTCCTTACTGGCCGGCGCCACATCTCTCGCTCTGGATGTGCTCTCCAGatgttcttcttcctcttctttggcGCCACGGAGTGCTGCCTCCTGGCAGCCATGGCCTATGACCGCTATGCAGCCATCTGTGAACCCCTCCGCTACCCACTGCTGCTGAGCCACCGGGTGTGTCTACAGCTAGCTGGGTCGGCGTGGGCCTGTGGGGTGCTGGTGGGGCTGGGCCACACCCCTTTCATcttctctttgcccttctgcGGCCCCAATACCATCCCGCAGTTCTTCTGTGAGATCCAGCCTGTCCTGCAGCTGGTATGTGGAGACACCTCGCTTAATGAACTGCAGATTATCCTGGCAACAGCCCTCCTCATCCTCTGCCCCTTTGGCCTCATCCTGGGCTCCTACGGGCGTATCCTCGTTACCATCTTCCGGATCCCATCTGTTGCGGGCCGCCGCAAGGCCTTCTCCACCTGCTCCTCCCACCTGATCGTGGTCTCCCTCTTCTATGGCACCGCACTCTTTATCTATATTCGCCCTAAGGCCAGCTACGATCCGGCCACTGACCCTCTGGTGTCCCTCTTCTATGCTGTGGTCACCCCCATCCTCAACCCCATCATCTACAGCCTGCGGAACACAGAGGTCAAAGCTGCCCTAAAGAGAACCATCCAGAAAACGGTGCCTATGGAGATTTGA